tcacatcagcaggttgagtaacgatgaagccgatgttcttgcaaacattgggtcgcagtgtctcacgattccaccaggcgtgttttgggaagaaataacagagaggtctacaaagccgaagaaatcaaagaagaaggagaaggacgagaaaccctcgggggctacacaAGAAgtactagaagaagaagaggaacaggatctagtaatgatggtgcaaatcccatggatgcaggcgtacatatcatacatcctaaggaaaacaatacccgacgatccagttgaagcaaggcgagttattagacgttccaaagcctttactgtggtcaaaggagagttgtacaagcggagtatctcgggtgtgttacaaaggtgcgtcacacccgaagaaggaagggtaattctgaaggaagtacacgaaggagtatgcggtcaTCACTCAAGCAGCtgagctatcgcggccaaggttttcagagcaggattttactgattgacagcaattgaggatgcaaaggaaatagtgcgaacttgcgacgcgtgccagagatttgccgcaagacctcattctccggcagcagagttgatgccaataccgttgtcttggccctttgctcaatggggtctcgatatggtgggaaaactacacaaggcctcgccaggaggatacgagtatatgctcgtcgctgtcgacaaattcaccaagtggatagaagcaaagccgataaattcaccagacggagcgtcggcaatcaagtttgtgaaaagcattgtctttcgatttggagtccctcatagcatcgtcacggacaatggcagtaatttcacatccaaggagttcaaggcatactgtgcagaggtgggcatcaaactgcacttcgcgtcagtcgcgcacccgcagaccaacggtcaagtcgagaaagccaacggtatcatctgcaatggcatcaagaagcgcttggtaggaccattggaaaaagctcgacatacttggccagaggagctgccgagtgtgttatggagtatccgaacaactccAAATatagcgacacaggagactccgttctttctagtccatggagcagaggcagcactgccgatagaaatagagcacgactccccgagAGTCACGGAATACGACGAAGAAGCGTCCAgaagagcattggaagacgatgtcgacgcactcgatgaagctcgagacgaagtgttatcgCGGGttgctaagtaccagcaagatttgaaaaactaccacagtcgacatttgcgaccaaggtcttttcaggttggagacttagttctgcggctcaatcaaaaaagccatgaaaagctcgagtcgccgtggcttggaccttacatcgtcacagaagtaattgaggGAGGCGCATAcaagataaaggacaagaagtcaggagctgtcgagccaaatccttggaatgTGGCACAcctcaggcgtttctacgcctagagtagaaatatagtcctccttgtaaagctacaatgtactgaaacgcccgcaagttttcagacgcactcttttcctttttcagggCATCGAGTGGGGCtgcaaaaggtttttaatgaggcggactcacggtgctgcaatataataaagatagtggagatatatatcttttccttcgacatgctcgggggcttgCGCCCAGAAattacaatatatatatacaacgCCAACGCACAAAATACCTCGCCTTGGTGCAAAGCACCTCGCCAAATAAAAAAGACGATACAAAATAGTGGTCGACAAAAGAGCTCGGGGGCTAGTACCCGCAAAAATAGTACAATCAATATAGTTCATTGTTTTGCCTTGGTTCAAACCTCGCATACACAATAGAGGAAATTGTCACCaacacgctcgggggcttgaaaaaggaaaaacaaaaatattcactggctttacaatatagattatgtttacAACACACAAGATGCAGCTCCTGGAAAAACTCGACAAGCTAAAAAAGAAACTCTCAATTGCtgcctagtatatcatctatggtcaTCCGTTCATTATTTACAGtgcgagtactatgctcagcatagctgcccttcacgaagaactcagcatccatccgaagaagttcatccatcatatcctcggctacaggagttaccATATCGTCAATTTTGCcaacattccttttccttttcgccatcttagccaggcacttggtaacaatttgactcatgtcaaacttgggatagcagatttttatcatcatcatagcaaacctgGCGCCGGCAAATAGCTGGGCCCGCACAAATCCATGGATCCGAGGTGCATCTCGAAATTTATCCATCAAAGCAGGAGGGTTTCTGGCATCTCATTGTGTGGAAACATGGTACCGTAAACTAAGGACAACGTCCTTgtacagaagtcgagaaaatcacggacctgagtcgcacgatcttgaaatctgacaatctggcgagtACGTTCAGGTGTACCCCAAAAGTTGGAACCATGCTCTTCAGCAAGTCTGAGAAGCACATTGGatagagcttcaacacgttgatcctcGGCAGCGGTATCCAGAAAAGAACCTGTTTTCAGCGGAGGAATTAGAAAGGAAAGAAAAGCATGGAAAACATAGATAATCATGGTCAAGTGAATGAAGtatacccgccatatccaagctGGAATCAAGCATTAGCtcaagcatgaaattttctcgtcgAGAAGCTGCAGCAGCCTCAGAAACCGCGGCTTCCTTTTCAGCTATAGCAACTTGAGCCTGTTGAAGCGCAATTTTTTCCCTCTCGGAAGactttcgagactgttccattatcataagtgattgtttcttcatagactggagttgttggcgaagttcttccaagtcttctgCCAAACTTTTACTCGATGAATCTTCAGTAAGTTCGACAGCAACATGTGCCTTCTTCAAACGGGACGACGTAGGTaaaacatcggaaggacgaggagttgcagtatagttgtcaaaaaatcaactggaaataaaagattcgacatcaatcatcaagcaaagatagatttccattgattctcGAAGTATGTACATTGCTATTACAAAAGAAGGGTCCCTAATGAACTACTGAAGCAGTTGTCGCCAAGACTACTAGGGCGACAGCGTCAAAAGAGAGTTAAAACTAAAAGAgaagacaaggtggtctacttgacctccggcttcgacgaactgggagcaggagttggattgtatccgaggtaggcgaggatcttcttcgagttcggcttggcagctttaatcagcgactgccacctcttcgtctccatctcctccGTGTTGCCAACTCTTGCCCAGTCGACttcttgctggctgtcagcaaccaaggcaattgtaccttcaacgccaactttcaacccttcttggcgaagttggagtccaaggtcttcttgagaattgaagcacttggcgagagcggTAAAAGTCGCGGGTGCCTCCTTCTTCTTGAAGAAGTATGGGAAAAGCCGCGACAGGCCGATTTTAGCTTTAGTAAGGCCTTCGCGGGCCTCATCGCTGTGGATCTCAAGAAGAGAAAGCGCGTCAAGGAGTTGGTCACCTTCAGGGTTTTCCAACTCATATTCTTGATCTGTTTTCCCtgaataaagtaaaaaaaaagtTGGTCAAAGAAAAAAGGGAACAAAGACGACACAAGGAAACATCAAGGATctgagcacttactaacaaaacatcgacactgcgactccaagcgagtaaGAATTTCTTTTTCGCGAGCAGACTGCTGAGTTATGTTTTCGCTCAGAGAAGTTTCCGcgtcgtgaagtctttttcgaagatcttcgacggtggcagcatctgcttcagctttcttgcgggccTTTTTGCTCTGCTTTAACTTAgtagcaagagcgtcagcacgctTGTTGGACTCCGCAAGATTTCCTGGCAAAATAAACGACAATCAAATATCATGACAAAAATAATGGAGTACATCCAACAGAAGAGGCGGATAAAAGTAGTACCTTCCAGCTTCTTGGTatagtcacggtacccgacgaattgggtaccgagacggataaattccttcattaaaggctgaagacgaatcgggggctactcccatcgggagcgctggtcgcgggacgccgcgagcgccgcctgCAGCTCGGGGTCGTCCTCCTCCTGGGGCTCGGGCTGGGGCTGGGGTTGTGGCGCCGCCGCGGCCTCGttgatgtagaggccgccggggcGGCAGCCAGCTCGCCTAGCAGGCGTGCgcggctgcgcgcgaggccgctccgtcgccgacgtgaagcacgtgcgccggcgcgcattgtgctccacctcgaaccacaagtcccagttGGGACTTGTGTCACCGTAGGCGGGGTCCTCCCGGAGGTCCGCCGACAGCTGTGCGACGCCTCCGGATCTTCGCGATGCGGGCGCGGCCGGAGCCAGGGAtcggcggcaccggaacccgatccgggcttaggtgccagccgtgggggaggtgcacgtcccccaCGGCATTGGAACGTCGGCATCCCAGAACATCTACaccaccgctacggtgacgtagatccgttCGCGGATGGGAGGTGCCGGCGGCCCCATCTCGAACGCCGCCGGCGCGATTCGCCGGCTGCTGCCGACCTCGTGGTCGTTGGCAGACGGCAGGAACTCCCGCTTCGGGGCCATGTCGGCGCGGGAAGCTCGTGCGTGTGTGCGGCCGGAGTGGAGAGTGaggactggatagggacagtcccccaccccagtccacatttaataggactggggcaccgacagCTGGGCCAGCCAGGCTGATCAGGtggacacgcgaggacgccgcgtgccatccgcggccacgcaaacctggcccagatTGGGCCGGATTTGGTTGTCCTGGACACCGCGGCCATCCGCATTTGCGATGCGTTGCCGCGTTGAGTCGCAGATTTGTCCGATTGGACCCATCCGAactcgcgggcgcgggatgggtcggcagggtcgccgcgttggagatgccctaagggacGCAAACGGACGTGGACATTTTGGGGTCCCAAATGCCTCGCCTCTCTTGAGATGCCCTGAGAGGCAAAACGATACGCGCAAACTGAACTGAAAATTTCGAATCGCATTTCCGGATTCGCCCCAAATCCGTCCTCTCCTCCCCGCCCCGCGAGCTCTCCAGCGGCAGCGATGGCGAATACGCTGGTCTCGGAGATGCGGCTGCCTCCCCACCTCGCCCACCTCCTCGCCGCGCGCCGCCTCACCACCGCCAAGGTCAGCCATCCCCTTCTCGCCCCACCGTGAAACCGGCCGCCGCCTCTAACCTCCTCCGCCCCAGGACGTGCTGTCGCTGCCGGAGGTGGAGCTCATGACCCTGCTCGACGCCGGCATCCTCACCGCCCGCGCCGCCGTCTCCCGCGTCAGCGAGTTCGCCTGCCCACCCTGCCAAACGGTACCCCCGCCGCCTCGCCTCCCTCGCCGTTTCGGGTTTCCTAGCGATTAATGTGGGTAGCTGGGCTCATTTTGCGACTGATTTGCGCAGGCGCTCACGCTCCTGGAGGAGCGGGTCCGGCTGGGAGGCGGCGGCCGGCTGCCCACCACGCTCTGCGGGCTCGATGAGGCGCTGGGCGGAGGTATCCCCCTGGGGAAGCTCACCGAGGTCGTCGGGCCCTCGGGGATCGGCAAGACGCAGGTGAGAGACGCTACGCTCGAGGATTTGCACCGAGATTTGCTCGCGGTTTGTGTGTGTCTGGCGTGTTCCTGAATGTTAACTAATTCGTGTATCCGCGTGCTTACATGGGCATGCAAGATGCAACAGAGAGTAGAAGTAATGGGCCTCGTGTGTTTATATCGATTCTAAAGTCATTAGCTTTCTCTTCAGTAATTGTGGTACTATTTATACATTTAGTAAAGATTTGTTGAAAGTTTGCACATTCTGCAGCTTTGTCTGAAGCTTGCACTGTTGGCAACATTACCAGAATGCTACGGGGGCTTAAACGGTCGAGTTGTGTATATTGACACTGAATCCAAGTTCTCTTCACGGAGGTAGCTTAGTTTCAGCTTGCTACTCACATCTTCCAATCATGTCATTTAAGAAATATCTGTATTCAAGAACCTCCGTGATATTTGCAGGATGATCGAGATAGGTCAGAAAAGCTTTCCGCAAGTGTTCAGGCAAGAAGGCTTGGCACAGAAGGTTATTATAATTCATCATCTACTTATCTAGATCATAAATTTCTTGATCTTTCAGGTTTGCACTTTTGTGCTTACGTAGGTGACTTCTTCAGCTGTTGTTTCATGCATTCTCTTTCTTTTGCTGCAGATGGCTGGCAGGATCCTAGTGATGCGACCAACATCATTATCTGATTTCACAAAGAGGTACGTTTTTTTTTTCTGATACTCAACCATTTGAATGCTGATGTCCAGTGATTGATGTCTAGGGTCTGTGAAGGATCAAACACCTTCATTAATGACTCTTGAAATGCTCTTCTTCTACCCAATACGTTATGGTCATTGTTTTAATTTTTGTGAATTACTAGGATTTTCCTCATCATTTATGCATGTAAGAGAAATTCATCATACTGCAAAACACTCAAATGTCGTTTTGATGTTTTCCTTGCACTTGTACAGTTTGGAGCAGATGAAGGTGACTCTACTCCAGAACGATGTCAAGTTACTTATTGTTGACAGCGTGGCTGCTCTCACATCCTCGTAAGATATGAACACTAGAATATATTGTTTTCCTTTTGCTTTTGATTCAAACAATGATATTTTTTAGAATGATCAGCTAATGATAGCTTTAATAATGAGTATTGCAGTTGCTTTAGCATATTAAACTTTGAAATATTAAATCAATAAATTGTCCCAAGTTCCTAAAAAATGACCAGATATTTGGTGGTACGTTAACATGCTAAAAAGTGTGCGTGGTAGGTTTTATATAGAACTATGAGTTAAATAATCTACAGTGCCTTTTATAATTATAGCTTTTGGTCTCAATTACAAAGGACTGTTTTATTTTTTTTCCGAAATGGggtagccccagcctctgcatcaatcgatgcatacgGCTTTTTATTGCATTTTATTGAATCATACCACAAAGAAACGGATAAAGAAAATACATCACACAACCCGAAGCCACCACTCAACACCTACAAACCGAAAATAGGACCGGGAACAATCGCGTACCCCGAAATGCACTCTAGGCGAATATCTGCCCAAAGCTAAGAAAGGGCTGTGACAGTGGGACTGCTATGCTCTGGCTTGTTACTGCATtgctgtagaagcttgtccctctACATTGCAGTTGTGTAGTGGCGCTTTAGTATGAATGGTTGCCATGTTTTAACTCCATCTCGATATCCCGTGCAAGTTTGCCTCTTCTAGTATGGTTCATTCTTATGTTAACAAGAGAATATTTAATTTTCTAATATCTTACTTCAACATACATGTGGCAGGGACAACGAAAGAGGTACAAGTACAACAGGTTTCACGCAACACCCTCTAAGATGGGCTCTTTCATTTCTTAAGTGTGCTTCCTAGACCTAATATTCATAGCTTCCCTTATATATTTGTTTGGGCTACACTGGTGATCCTGCTAAATGCTTCTCGTTTTCTTTTCTGTCCTGCAGGTCTATAGCAGAGTTCGCAAGAATTCCAGTTGTAGCTACAAACCAAGTCCGTAGCCAAACTAACGATGATGGTTATCATTACTCGTTTGAAGGTTTGTGCTTCATTCCAAGAAAACAGATTATCTTTTGGataatttgctgaacttggcttgATATTCCTATTAATCCCCTGCAGTAAAAAATATGGGTGATGGCAATGGCGCTGAAAGACTTGAATCTCATCTTGTTGCTGCTCTAGGAATCCAGTGGGCTCATGCTGTAACTATCCGTCTAGTCTTCGAATCCCACTCAGGTTTTGTATACACATGTACTGTTAATCACCTTTAAAAAAATCTTAATCTTATAGTCTAAACAAGTGGCACACATCGAAGCATGCACGCACATGTTCCCACAGACGCACGCAAGGGTGGCCAATCCTTTTTTGTCAGCGGAAAACCAAAATCCAACTACCTTTTATTCTAAGATTTTTAAAATTCGCAGGTTGCAGTTTGGGATATAGGCGAGATGTGGTTATATGCATTTTAGTTTGGAGGATTAATTAGAGGGTCTTAGAGGAGTGAAACAAGATCGTGTTACTAGAAACCAGATTCCAGACGAGTTGGGGTTCGTTGGTTTGGTAACCTGCGGTTCCTGACACTTTTGGAATGTTCAGTGGCACTGTTCAAACCTTGATCCGAAGAGATTTCCAAAACCTGTTGAtaactgtcaagcttcatgcagggCTAGTACAATCCACTTATGGAGAAGAGTAGTCAACACGTGAATAAAAGAAGAGTAAACACACAAAGAGAGGTGCAAccacaattttaggataaattgcgaaaaccATGACTCGAGCTTGAGACCGTGCACTCTTTATACCATGTCAAACTTCATGGACTAGCTAACACAATCAAAATTACGAACTAATCGAAAGGGATAGTATAATCCacttatacacttcacaacaataACATATGCTCTTTAAATGAATTGATGAAACTAAATATGGCACTCGGCTTAACTCTTACTCCCTCTGACTCGAGGCTTAGGGCCTATTTTTTTCCGTTTTATCTCAAGGGTTAAGGCGTGGGTCATGGGCGAACGATACCTTTCCATTTCTACCCCCGCTTCTCGTTCCCCCATCCTCAGAACGAGCCCATCGTCCTCAAAACCCTCAAAACCTGGAGCAGTTACTCTTCGTCTTCTGCGCTCcgccttttttctttttcttctgccCCAAATTACTCCGCTG
This Lolium perenne isolate Kyuss_39 chromosome 1, Kyuss_2.0, whole genome shotgun sequence DNA region includes the following protein-coding sequences:
- the LOC127344170 gene encoding DNA repair protein RAD51 homolog 2, with the protein product MANTLVSEMRLPPHLAHLLAARRLTTAKDVLSLPEVELMTLLDAGILTARAAVSRVSEFACPPCQTALTLLEERVRLGGGGRLPTTLCGLDEALGGGIPLGKLTEVVGPSGIGKTQLCLKLALLATLPECYGGLNGRVVYIDTESKFSSRRMIEIGQKSFPQVFRQEGLAQKMAGRILVMRPTSLSDFTKSLEQMKVTLLQNDVKLLIVDSVAALTSSDNERGTSTTGFTQHPLRWALSFLKSIAEFARIPVVATNQVRSQTNDDGYHYSFEVKNMGDGNGAERLESHLVAALGIQWAHAVTIRLVFESHSGHRFIKVAKSPMSPAVAFPFIVESSGITLLSMKALMCQVVR